One Bradysia coprophila strain Holo2 chromosome X unlocalized genomic scaffold, BU_Bcop_v1 contig_39, whole genome shotgun sequence genomic window carries:
- the LOC119069848 gene encoding uncharacterized protein LOC119069848: protein MKNLSVLVLAFVPFICGQNFDRNNVGVAFGPYTKYAENGKIPWFNSYSVDELKRMLAVINSKFTHIATYGMGVGSYNVNNPWDQADSSALIARAAANLNRERGNRAIDVAIGIYQSDDQNIQNAEVNHAFDAADDANSRFGGTAWGLVFLNEYIVNDATGQKVLGMIRYDKNRAHGKGLKVGTRIHVCGEILNRNSHLYRVLSDIARESDFIMCNMYPASDVVHGGAQKAVDAVGNFYLAVRKAFKDINSNLDVLIGETGWASEGQSFNNAPNSVANLRDYWTKMGEWASRNSVRTYMFEAMDEPYKTGSSAESHFGWWYRRSNNDEVYIEKASNREMRG from the exons ATGAAGAACCTGTCCGTTCTAGTACTTGCATTTGTC CCATTCATTTGTGGGCAAAACTTTGATCGAAACAATGTTGGCGTGGCATTCGGGCCATACACAAAGTAtgcggaaaatggaaaaattcccTGGTTCAATTCCTATTCAGTGGACGAATTGAAACGAATGCTAGCTGttatcaattcgaaatttacgCATATTGCAACGTATGGTATGGGCGTCGGTAGCTACAATGTAAACAATCCATGGGACCAAGCCGATTCAAGTGCATTGATTGCACGTGCTGCTGCTAATTTGAATAGGGAGAGAGGAAATAGGGCGATTGATGTTGCCATTGGAATTTACCAGAGCGATGACCAGAACATTCAAAATGCAGAAGTTAATCATGCCTTCGATGCTGCTGATGACGCAAACAGCCGTTTTGGTGGAACCGCTTGGGGATTAGTTTTTCTCAATGAATATATCGTCAACGATGCGACGGGACAGAAAGTATTGGGCATGATTCGATACGATAAAAATCGGGCTCATGGTAAAGGTCTGAAAGTTGGAACTAGAATCCATGTGTGCGGCGAGATACTGAATCGTAATTCTCATTTGTATCGAGTATTAAGCGACATTGCTCGTGAGTCGGATTTCATTATGTGTAACATGTACCCTGCCAGCGATGTGGTGCATGGTGGTGCGCAGAAAGCAGTTGATGCTGTTGGTAATTTCTATCTGGCTGTTCGGAAAGCATTTAAAGACATCAATAGCAATTTGGATGTTTTGATCGGTGAGACGGGCTGGGCGAGTGAAGGACAATCATTTAACAATGCACCCAATTCGGTGGCCAATCTAAGAGATTACTGGACAAAAATGGGAGAATGGGCATCGCGTAATTCAGTTCGAACGTATATGTTTGAGGCTATGGATGAACCGTATAAAACTGGTAGCAGCGCTGAGAGTCACTTTGGTTGGTGGTACAGAAGAAGTAACAACGATGAAGTTTATATAGAAAAGGCATCAAACCGAGAAATGCGCGGTTAA